In the genome of Mucilaginibacter defluvii, one region contains:
- a CDS encoding PepSY-associated TM helix domain-containing protein, producing the protein MAAKKNFKYWIGKMHLWLGLASGLLVCFLGITGCILAFEREIEDATQAYRFSQVQNKPVLPPSKLKEIANTQIKGKEPHSINYQTGRSAMAVYYGYEPKYYYIVFMNPYTGQVLRVKDMNQDFFRIVIDGHFYLWLPPKIGQPIVATGTLMFLFLLISGVVLWWPKNRAATKQRFSIKWNAKWRRVNYDLHNVLGFYMTWVIIFIAITGLVWGFQWFAKSMYWVTSGGKSQVQFTESLSDTTKMNKISQNAPPTDILWARTNDTLTNFKGSMDVHFPENNKASIEIAVNPDPYTYWQADYRFYDQYTLEELPVKHIYGRLAKASTADKIARMNYDIHVGAVAGLAGKIAAFFGSLICASMPVTGFIIWWGRRNKAKKPKIKKARITEMA; encoded by the coding sequence ATGGCGGCTAAAAAAAACTTTAAATACTGGATTGGAAAAATGCACCTTTGGCTCGGCCTTGCGTCGGGCCTTTTGGTTTGTTTTTTGGGCATTACCGGTTGTATACTGGCATTTGAACGGGAAATTGAAGATGCTACCCAAGCCTATCGCTTTTCCCAGGTACAAAATAAACCGGTTTTGCCGCCATCAAAACTCAAGGAGATTGCCAACACCCAGATAAAAGGTAAAGAACCGCATAGCATTAATTACCAGACGGGGCGGTCGGCAATGGCCGTTTACTACGGCTACGAGCCTAAATATTACTACATCGTTTTCATGAATCCGTACACCGGACAGGTGCTCAGGGTTAAGGATATGAACCAGGATTTTTTCCGTATCGTGATCGATGGGCACTTTTACCTATGGCTGCCGCCTAAAATAGGCCAGCCAATTGTAGCTACCGGTACCCTCATGTTTTTGTTTCTGCTGATATCGGGCGTTGTACTCTGGTGGCCAAAAAACCGCGCGGCAACCAAACAGCGCTTCAGCATAAAGTGGAATGCCAAGTGGCGCCGCGTAAATTACGACTTGCACAACGTGCTGGGTTTTTACATGACCTGGGTAATTATTTTTATTGCCATTACCGGATTGGTGTGGGGTTTTCAATGGTTTGCCAAATCAATGTACTGGGTAACTTCTGGCGGTAAATCGCAAGTGCAGTTCACCGAGTCACTGTCCGACACTACCAAAATGAATAAGATCAGCCAAAATGCGCCTCCGACCGATATACTTTGGGCACGTACCAATGACACACTGACGAACTTTAAAGGCAGCATGGATGTGCACTTCCCTGAAAACAATAAGGCTTCCATTGAAATAGCTGTTAATCCTGACCCGTACACCTATTGGCAGGCTGATTATCGCTTTTATGATCAATATACGCTTGAAGAGTTACCTGTTAAACATATTTACGGCAGGCTGGCAAAAGCCAGTACGGCTGATAAGATAGCCCGCATGAACTATGACATTCACGTAGGCGCTGTTGCGGGCCTCGCAGGTAAAATTGCCGCCTTTTTTGGCAGTTTAATTTGTGCGAGCATGCCTGTTACCGGTTTTATAATTTGGTGGGGGCGGCGCAACAAAGCTAAGAAACCGAAGATTAAAAAAGCGCGTATTACGGAAATGGCCTAA
- a CDS encoding GLPGLI family protein, producing MKTIYKQLTALLVLVVLSIGTLNAQNKHFTKSGTIEFEKSANMYALLRKEINKDNETYMANVYDAYKRNNPQFKKLKATLAFGDNKTLFTPIPEENNPQYWGNRAIVGQNNVVFTDLNANKIIAQKKVFEETFLLKDSTRQIKWKITSETRNIAGYECRRANALVLDSIYVVAFYTDEIPVSGGPESFSGLPGMILGVALPHDNITWFATKVTDTNVPAASLNAPAKGKAVDRKTFVNTVKSAMKDWGEYAQGVLKAVML from the coding sequence ATGAAGACGATATACAAACAACTTACAGCATTGTTAGTACTTGTGGTACTAAGCATAGGTACATTGAATGCTCAAAATAAGCACTTTACCAAATCAGGCACTATTGAGTTTGAAAAATCAGCCAATATGTACGCCCTGTTACGTAAAGAGATAAACAAGGACAATGAAACATACATGGCCAATGTGTATGATGCCTATAAAAGAAACAATCCGCAGTTTAAAAAGCTGAAGGCTACCTTAGCATTTGGTGATAATAAAACGTTGTTCACGCCTATTCCGGAAGAGAATAATCCGCAGTACTGGGGTAACCGGGCAATTGTCGGGCAAAATAACGTGGTGTTTACCGACTTAAACGCCAATAAAATTATCGCCCAGAAAAAGGTATTTGAGGAAACTTTTTTATTGAAAGACAGCACCCGTCAAATTAAATGGAAGATAACCAGCGAAACCCGCAATATTGCCGGTTACGAATGCCGCCGGGCTAATGCCTTAGTTTTAGATTCTATTTATGTAGTGGCTTTTTACACGGATGAGATACCTGTATCAGGTGGGCCGGAATCATTTTCGGGTTTACCGGGCATGATATTGGGCGTTGCCCTGCCGCATGATAACATCACTTGGTTTGCAACAAAAGTTACCGACACCAACGTTCCCGCTGCATCGTTAAACGCGCCGGCAAAAGGCAAGGCGGTTGACCGCAAAACATTTGTGAACACCGTTAAAAGCGCTATGAAGGACTGGGGCGAATATGCACAGGGTGTACTTAAAGCAGTAATGCTGTAA
- a CDS encoding outer membrane beta-barrel family protein: MKYTISALIMLMMSCLTVFAQTPSPTTNYTAKGIVADTVSNVKLENASVSILLAKDSILVSYTRAASDGKFNFPKLAPGSYILLVAYPDYADYVEQFKLDGAKTDYNFGTVKLSLKSRLLQEVMIKGSAAQIKIKGDTTEYDAKTYKIQPNAKVEDLLKQFQGIQVDKDGKITAQGETVSKVLVDGEEFFGDDPTLVTKNLRADMVDKVQLYDKKSDQATFTGIDDGQKTKTLNIKLKEDKKKGSFGKASAAVGTRDFYQGELMFNTFKNKQKFSVYGTLSNTGKTGLGWNDNDKYGGGSDNVTYGDDGSVSIFFSSGGDELDSFDGRYSGQGLPTARTGGAHFDTKWNEDKESVNGNYKIGSIEVEGTNNSININNLSPTLSQTTLSDQKFDNYLFRQKLDGTYNLKIDTTSNLKLTFGGTLKESDTRQNFNSVSRRNDTLQNDNVRELTTDGNQKLFNASIFYNKKLKKKGRTFSVNIAPSVTRNNADGFLKSTINYYDRSGALDSTTNIDQYKVNDLQSVLLNSNITYTEPFTKDFSVVLNYGVNINNATADRRTFERTVANGIYNRQIDSLSSDFKLNQLSNQAGAVFNYKKGKTTLNFGTRAAIVNFQQVNRINNMRFDRNFTNWFPQASWQYRFSQQKSFRLSYNGNTTQPTIDQVQPIRINNDPLNITLGNPDLDPSFTHRLNFNANSYKVLADEWMNLYGSYSFTTNPIVTNVFTDTITGRSVIQSFNLPNRQTNNFYGGLWYNRKIFWGFNAGLNGNINGNTFYNMVNNQENRTKAYSYSLGLSLSKYATKKYDIRVDFRPSYNTNETSLNPERNSNGRAYNLSGGFNVYLPFKIQIGSDIEHEYQAATQTFADPFRRTIWNASVTKTFMKQDNLRLSLAVNDLLNQNTGFSRSANNNIIYQNTYTTIRRYFMFSISYDFNHMGGGVAKN, encoded by the coding sequence ATGAAATACACAATTTCGGCGCTTATTATGCTCATGATGAGTTGCCTTACGGTGTTCGCACAAACGCCATCCCCTACAACCAATTACACAGCGAAAGGTATTGTTGCCGATACCGTATCCAATGTAAAACTTGAAAACGCATCTGTAAGTATTCTCCTGGCTAAAGATTCTATCCTGGTAAGTTATACACGCGCCGCCAGCGATGGTAAATTCAACTTTCCGAAGTTGGCGCCGGGCAGTTACATTTTGCTGGTTGCCTACCCTGATTATGCTGATTACGTGGAGCAGTTTAAGTTAGACGGCGCTAAAACCGACTATAACTTCGGTACGGTTAAGCTCAGCCTCAAATCGCGCCTTTTGCAGGAAGTGATGATCAAAGGCTCTGCGGCGCAAATAAAAATAAAGGGCGATACCACTGAATACGATGCCAAAACCTATAAAATACAACCGAATGCCAAGGTGGAAGACCTGCTAAAGCAGTTTCAGGGTATTCAGGTTGATAAGGATGGCAAAATAACCGCGCAAGGCGAAACTGTGAGTAAGGTATTGGTTGATGGCGAAGAATTTTTTGGCGATGACCCAACCCTGGTTACCAAAAACCTGCGTGCCGATATGGTTGACAAGGTGCAGCTGTACGACAAGAAAAGCGACCAGGCTACCTTCACGGGGATTGACGACGGCCAGAAAACCAAAACCCTTAATATAAAGCTAAAAGAGGACAAGAAGAAAGGCTCGTTCGGTAAAGCATCGGCCGCCGTTGGCACCCGCGATTTTTACCAGGGCGAACTGATGTTCAACACCTTTAAAAACAAACAGAAGTTCTCGGTATACGGTACGCTGAGCAATACCGGTAAAACCGGCCTGGGGTGGAATGACAATGATAAATACGGCGGCGGATCAGACAACGTTACTTACGGCGACGATGGCAGCGTGTCCATTTTCTTTAGCAGCGGCGGCGATGAGCTCGACTCGTTTGACGGGCGTTACAGCGGCCAGGGCTTACCAACAGCGCGCACCGGCGGCGCTCATTTTGATACCAAATGGAATGAGGATAAGGAATCTGTTAACGGCAACTACAAAATAGGTTCGATAGAGGTTGAAGGAACCAACAACTCCATCAATATTAATAACCTTTCGCCAACGCTGAGCCAAACCACGCTATCCGATCAGAAATTTGATAACTACCTGTTCAGGCAGAAACTTGATGGTACATATAATCTGAAAATAGATACCACATCAAACCTGAAGCTAACTTTTGGCGGTACTTTAAAAGAAAGCGATACCCGCCAGAATTTCAACTCCGTTAGTCGCCGTAATGATACCTTACAGAACGACAACGTGCGTGAATTGACAACTGACGGTAATCAAAAGCTTTTTAACGCATCTATCTTTTATAACAAAAAGCTAAAGAAAAAGGGTCGTACATTCTCGGTAAATATAGCGCCATCAGTAACGCGTAACAATGCCGACGGTTTCCTGAAATCAACCATCAATTATTACGACAGAAGCGGCGCGCTTGATAGTACGACCAATATTGACCAGTATAAAGTGAATGACCTGCAAAGCGTATTGTTAAATTCAAACATTACATATACGGAGCCGTTCACTAAAGATTTTTCAGTGGTGCTAAATTACGGTGTGAACATTAACAATGCCACTGCCGACAGGCGCACCTTCGAAAGAACAGTTGCTAACGGCATTTACAACCGCCAGATAGACTCATTAAGCAGTGATTTTAAATTGAACCAGCTATCAAACCAGGCGGGTGCCGTGTTTAACTATAAAAAAGGGAAAACCACTTTAAATTTTGGTACAAGAGCAGCCATTGTAAACTTTCAACAGGTTAACCGCATTAACAATATGCGTTTCGACCGGAACTTTACCAACTGGTTTCCGCAGGCCAGCTGGCAATACCGTTTCTCGCAGCAAAAATCGTTTAGGTTATCTTACAATGGTAATACCACGCAGCCTACTATTGATCAGGTACAGCCTATACGCATCAATAATGACCCACTGAATATCACTTTAGGTAACCCCGATCTGGATCCATCATTTACGCACCGTCTTAATTTTAACGCCAACTCATATAAGGTTTTGGCTGATGAGTGGATGAACCTTTACGGCTCGTACTCATTCACTACCAACCCGATAGTTACCAACGTATTTACCGATACCATTACCGGTAGAAGCGTTATCCAATCATTCAACCTGCCAAACCGCCAAACCAATAACTTTTATGGCGGGCTTTGGTATAACCGTAAAATATTCTGGGGCTTTAACGCCGGCTTAAACGGTAATATCAATGGCAATACTTTTTATAACATGGTGAACAACCAGGAGAATCGCACCAAGGCATACTCCTATTCATTAGGCCTGTCTTTATCTAAATACGCAACTAAGAAATATGATATCAGGGTAGACTTTCGTCCGTCATACAACACCAATGAAACCTCGTTAAATCCGGAGCGTAACAGCAATGGTAGGGCATATAACTTATCCGGCGGATTTAATGTTTACCTGCCTTTCAAAATACAAATAGGTTCAGACATAGAACATGAGTACCAGGCGGCAACACAAACATTTGCCGACCCGTTCCGCCGTACTATCTGGAACGCTTCTGTTACAAAAACCTTCATGAAACAGGATAATTTAAGGCTATCATTAGCTGTGAACGATTTATTAAACCAAAACACCGGGTTTAGCCGTAGCGCAAACAATAACATCATCTACCAAAACACTTATACCACTATACGCAGGTATTTTATGTTCTCAATTAGTTATGATTTTAACCACATGGGCGGCGGCGTTGCCAAAAATTAA
- a CDS encoding GH92 family glycosyl hydrolase, giving the protein MKKLLTITFLLTIIFRSYGQQTDLAALVNPLMGTDSQYDLSNGNTYPAVALPWGMNFWSPQTGKMGDGWMYTYDAHKIRGFKQTHQPSPWMNDYGQFAIMPVVGKGKVNQDARASWFSHKAEVTKPYYYSVYLADHDVTTEITPTERAAQFRITYPKSDESFIVIDALDRGSCIKVYPEQKKIVGYSTKYARGPLKNFKNFFVIYVDKPITVAKTYKDTVENNGLEVDDKHALAVIGFKTVKGEKVNLRVASSFVSIEQADLNLKRELASDSFDQTKEKAHTTWNKTLGRLTVEGGTDEQLRTFYSCLYRMLFFPNKLYEIDANNKIVHYSPHTGKTEPGYKFAGTGFWDTFRALYPFLNLVYPSINKEMQQGLISDYKEGGWLPEWSSPGYADIMIGNNSASVVADAYIKGGRGYDINTLWDAVIHGANNEDSKNSSIGRRGVKYYNDLGYVPYDVKINENAARTLEYAYDDFAIYSLGKALGKPESEIAIYKKRSRNYRNLFDKSTGFMRGKNQDGTFASPFSPLKWGDAFTEGNSWHYTWSVFHDIKGLIGLYGGNKQFANKLDSVFIMPPVFDDSYYGGVIHEIREMQIVNMGQYAHGNQPIQHMTYLYNYAAEPWKSQYHVREVMDKLYKPTPDGYCGDEDNGQTSAWYVFSAMGFYPVCPAVDQYVIGSPLFKKITLKLENGKTVTINAANNSKATRYVNTITVDGKPYTHNWLSHSALQKGGVINFNMSAQPNKTRGTGAADAPYSLSDTEK; this is encoded by the coding sequence ATGAAGAAATTATTAACTATTACTTTTTTATTGACCATCATTTTCAGGTCGTACGGTCAGCAAACTGACCTGGCTGCCCTGGTAAATCCGCTGATGGGAACCGATTCGCAGTACGATCTGTCGAACGGTAATACTTATCCTGCCGTAGCCCTGCCTTGGGGCATGAACTTTTGGTCGCCGCAGACCGGTAAAATGGGCGACGGCTGGATGTATACCTACGATGCGCACAAGATACGCGGCTTTAAACAAACCCACCAGCCATCGCCGTGGATGAATGATTATGGCCAGTTTGCCATTATGCCGGTTGTAGGCAAGGGCAAGGTAAACCAGGATGCAAGGGCCAGCTGGTTTTCGCACAAGGCTGAGGTTACCAAACCTTATTACTACAGCGTTTACCTGGCTGATCATGATGTTACTACCGAGATCACCCCGACTGAGCGTGCGGCACAGTTCCGTATCACTTACCCTAAAAGTGACGAGTCATTCATCGTGATTGATGCGCTGGACCGTGGTTCATGCATCAAGGTATACCCGGAGCAAAAAAAGATAGTTGGCTACTCAACCAAATATGCACGTGGCCCGCTTAAAAACTTCAAAAACTTTTTTGTTATTTATGTAGATAAACCGATTACCGTAGCTAAAACCTACAAAGATACGGTTGAAAACAACGGCCTTGAGGTTGATGATAAACACGCGCTGGCAGTTATAGGCTTTAAAACCGTAAAAGGCGAAAAAGTAAACCTGCGCGTAGCTTCATCATTTGTGAGCATTGAGCAGGCTGACTTAAACCTGAAACGTGAGCTTGCATCTGATAGCTTTGATCAAACTAAAGAAAAAGCACACACCACCTGGAACAAAACGCTTGGCCGTTTAACCGTTGAAGGTGGTACCGACGAGCAACTGCGTACTTTTTATTCATGCCTATACCGCATGTTGTTCTTCCCGAACAAATTGTACGAGATCGACGCTAACAACAAAATTGTTCACTACAGCCCGCACACCGGTAAAACCGAGCCCGGTTACAAATTTGCGGGTACCGGTTTCTGGGATACCTTCCGCGCGTTGTATCCGTTCCTGAATTTGGTTTATCCATCTATAAACAAAGAGATGCAGCAAGGCCTGATCAGCGATTATAAAGAAGGCGGCTGGTTGCCGGAGTGGTCAAGCCCTGGTTATGCCGATATCATGATCGGTAATAACTCAGCCTCGGTAGTTGCTGATGCCTACATTAAAGGCGGCCGTGGTTATGATATCAATACTCTTTGGGATGCCGTGATACATGGTGCCAACAACGAGGATTCAAAAAATTCATCTATCGGTCGTCGTGGTGTTAAATATTATAACGATTTAGGTTATGTGCCTTACGATGTTAAAATAAACGAGAACGCTGCCCGTACGCTGGAGTATGCTTATGATGACTTTGCCATCTACAGCCTGGGTAAAGCTTTGGGCAAACCTGAGTCAGAGATCGCTATCTATAAAAAACGCAGCCGTAACTACCGTAACCTGTTCGATAAATCAACCGGCTTTATGCGCGGTAAAAACCAGGATGGCACATTTGCTTCGCCATTCAGCCCACTTAAATGGGGTGACGCCTTTACCGAAGGTAACAGCTGGCACTATACCTGGAGCGTTTTTCACGATATTAAAGGTTTGATTGGCCTGTATGGCGGCAACAAACAATTCGCTAACAAGCTGGATTCAGTATTCATCATGCCACCGGTATTTGATGATAGCTACTATGGTGGTGTTATCCACGAGATCCGCGAGATGCAGATTGTGAACATGGGGCAGTACGCGCATGGTAACCAACCTATTCAGCACATGACCTACCTGTACAACTACGCGGCTGAGCCATGGAAGAGCCAGTACCATGTACGTGAAGTAATGGACAAACTATACAAACCAACTCCGGATGGATATTGCGGTGATGAAGATAACGGCCAAACATCGGCCTGGTATGTGTTCTCGGCAATGGGTTTTTACCCGGTATGCCCTGCGGTTGACCAGTATGTTATCGGTTCGCCATTGTTCAAAAAAATTACCTTAAAGCTGGAGAACGGCAAAACGGTAACTATAAATGCAGCCAATAACAGCAAAGCAACCCGTTACGTTAACACCATTACTGTTGATGGCAAGCCATACACCCATAACTGGTTAAGCCACTCAGCACTGCAAAAAGGTGGTGTTATCAACTTTAACATGTCGGCACAGCCAAACAAAACACGTGGTACAGGCGCGGCAGATGCTCCGTACTCACTGTCAGACACTGAGAAGTAA
- a CDS encoding RICIN domain-containing protein encodes MKRKTLMSLGLLALLWSGCSKEKQADVKSPDTTSDTQTLAVGAASIAGVNWADGRDNFVDGWVIPSGLEAGDNYTTVSDKANAILTGFQTNMPGVNTVRLPINPPSVLESWWGSYTGAIDRALNKNMKVILACWEAASSRDGMIDNTTQFWDMWQTVVAKYQGNANVYFEVFNEPHGYTQAQLTTIYAEWLTRYPNVPRNRILLGGTGYSENVTGIGADSRFTNCLLSLHNYAFWATRTLSGWESDWRSRFGSYASRTVVTEYGAAMTTGKNYTGTVGSDNEIAYIVGSTNVFRADGIASVYWPGLRDGDSYSIQTRGGSGTNITLTTTNASGLARIRYGWGEGSTFNSSAYYRINNRNSGKALDVNGGSTANGANIIQWPWNGGNNQQWQVIDNGGGYYRIINRNSGKALEVNGGSTTNGAGITQSTWSGANSQQWQVVANDGGYYRIINRNSGQALDVNGGSTADGANVIQWPWNSGNNQQWQIVQQ; translated from the coding sequence ATGAAAAGAAAGACGCTTATGTCGCTTGGCTTACTGGCTTTGCTATGGTCAGGCTGTTCAAAAGAAAAACAAGCAGATGTTAAATCGCCCGATACCACTTCAGACACACAAACACTGGCCGTTGGCGCGGCCTCGATAGCCGGCGTAAACTGGGCCGACGGGCGCGATAACTTTGTGGATGGGTGGGTGATCCCATCGGGCCTTGAAGCGGGCGATAATTATACAACGGTATCTGATAAAGCGAATGCTATTTTAACAGGCTTTCAAACCAATATGCCAGGTGTAAATACGGTCAGGCTGCCTATTAATCCGCCAAGTGTCCTTGAGTCATGGTGGGGATCATACACCGGCGCTATTGACCGCGCTCTCAACAAAAACATGAAAGTGATACTGGCCTGCTGGGAAGCAGCTTCATCCCGCGATGGCATGATCGATAACACCACTCAATTTTGGGATATGTGGCAAACTGTAGTTGCCAAATACCAGGGCAACGCCAATGTATACTTTGAGGTGTTTAATGAGCCGCACGGTTACACCCAGGCACAGCTTACTACCATTTACGCCGAGTGGCTTACCCGTTACCCCAATGTGCCCCGTAACCGCATTTTGCTTGGCGGTACCGGCTACTCCGAAAATGTAACCGGCATCGGGGCCGACAGCCGCTTTACCAATTGCCTGCTGTCCCTGCATAATTACGCCTTTTGGGCTACCCGTACACTTAGCGGATGGGAGTCCGACTGGCGCAGCCGCTTTGGCAGCTATGCCAGCCGCACCGTAGTAACCGAATACGGCGCCGCCATGACCACCGGAAAAAATTATACCGGCACCGTAGGCAGCGATAACGAGATAGCTTATATAGTTGGCTCAACAAACGTGTTCAGGGCTGATGGTATTGCCAGCGTTTACTGGCCGGGCCTGCGCGACGGCGACAGCTATAGCATACAAACCCGTGGCGGCAGCGGTACCAACATTACGCTTACTACTACCAATGCATCGGGTTTGGCGCGTATACGTTACGGCTGGGGCGAGGGCAGTACCTTTAACTCATCCGCTTACTACCGTATTAATAACCGCAACAGCGGTAAAGCGCTTGATGTTAACGGCGGCTCAACCGCCAACGGTGCCAACATTATACAATGGCCATGGAATGGCGGCAACAACCAGCAGTGGCAGGTTATTGATAATGGCGGTGGTTATTACCGTATTATCAACCGCAACAGCGGCAAGGCGCTCGAAGTTAATGGCGGATCGACCACTAACGGCGCGGGCATCACACAATCAACCTGGAGCGGAGCCAACAGCCAGCAATGGCAGGTGGTTGCTAACGACGGCGGTTATTACCGTATCATCAACCGTAATAGCGGCCAGGCGCTCGATGTTAACGGCGGCTCAACCGCTGATGGCGCGAACGTTATTCAATGGCCGTGGAATAGCGGCAACAACCAGCAATGGCAAATTGTACAGCAATAA
- a CDS encoding glycoside hydrolase family 125 protein, giving the protein MERRKFIASTAMLGAGVLASKLSVAGSLADYPVVRVAAAKRNFTSKAVEAAIKEFKQKVKDKELGWLFENCFPNTLDTTVTYKQKDGRPDTYVITGDIDAMWLRDSSAQVWPYFHLIKKDKALQDLIAGVINRQATNVLRDPYANAFYDDAAKVGEWKTDHTDMKPGLHERKWEIDSLCYPIRLAYQYWKLTGDTKPFDATWKKSIETILKTFIEQQRKDGDGPYHFQRTTQFATDTVPMSGYGYPVKPVGLICSAFRPSDDATVYSFLIPSNFFAVTSLKQAAEMVKTISKDDALATQLTALATEVDAALKQHAVIDVPTYGKVYAFEVNGYGSYNLMDDANVPSLLSLPYLGAMPNTDPIYINTRKMILSLDNPFFYKGTAAEGIGGPHVGKDMIWPMAIIMRALTSNDDAEIKECIQVLKRTHGDTGFMHETFHKDNPKKFTRSWFAWANTLFGELLWETYQTKPQLLQA; this is encoded by the coding sequence ATGGAAAGAAGAAAATTCATCGCCAGCACCGCTATGTTAGGTGCGGGCGTACTGGCCAGCAAGCTATCAGTTGCGGGCTCACTGGCCGATTATCCGGTTGTACGGGTAGCTGCTGCCAAACGTAACTTTACCAGCAAAGCTGTTGAGGCCGCTATTAAGGAGTTTAAACAAAAGGTAAAAGATAAAGAGCTGGGCTGGTTGTTTGAAAACTGTTTCCCGAATACGTTAGATACTACGGTTACTTATAAACAAAAGGATGGCCGCCCGGATACGTATGTAATTACCGGTGATATTGATGCCATGTGGCTGCGTGACAGCAGCGCCCAGGTTTGGCCGTACTTTCACCTGATTAAAAAGGATAAGGCATTGCAGGACCTGATAGCCGGTGTGATAAATCGCCAGGCAACAAACGTGCTGCGCGACCCTTATGCCAACGCTTTTTATGATGACGCGGCAAAAGTAGGCGAGTGGAAAACCGACCATACCGATATGAAACCCGGCCTGCATGAACGCAAATGGGAGATCGACTCGCTTTGTTACCCCATCAGGCTGGCGTACCAGTACTGGAAGTTAACCGGCGATACCAAACCGTTTGATGCTACCTGGAAAAAATCTATCGAAACTATCCTGAAAACGTTTATTGAGCAGCAGCGTAAGGACGGCGATGGGCCATACCATTTTCAGCGTACCACACAGTTTGCTACCGATACGGTGCCAATGAGCGGTTACGGCTACCCGGTTAAGCCTGTTGGTTTGATCTGCTCAGCCTTCAGGCCAAGCGATGACGCTACGGTTTATTCATTCCTGATCCCGTCAAACTTCTTCGCGGTTACGAGCCTGAAACAGGCGGCCGAAATGGTAAAAACTATCTCGAAGGACGATGCCCTGGCAACTCAGCTAACCGCTTTGGCTACCGAGGTTGACGCTGCCCTTAAACAGCACGCTGTTATTGATGTGCCTACTTACGGAAAAGTGTATGCCTTTGAGGTAAACGGCTACGGCAGCTATAACCTGATGGATGATGCCAACGTGCCAAGCTTGCTGTCGTTACCTTATTTAGGCGCTATGCCAAATACTGATCCTATTTATATCAATACCCGTAAGATGATACTTTCGCTGGACAACCCTTTTTTCTACAAAGGTACCGCAGCGGAGGGTATTGGCGGCCCGCACGTAGGCAAGGATATGATATGGCCGATGGCGATCATTATGCGCGCGCTTACCAGTAACGATGATGCTGAAATAAAGGAATGCATCCAGGTGCTGAAAAGAACGCATGGCGATACCGGCTTTATGCACGAAACCTTCCACAAGGATAATCCGAAGAAGTTTACCCGCAGCTGGTTTGCCTGGGCAAATACGCTGTTTGGTGAGTTGTTGTGGGAAACCTATCAAACCAAACCGCAGCTTTTACAGGCGTAA